A window of Halomonas sp. GFAJ-1 contains these coding sequences:
- a CDS encoding two-component sensor histidine kinase translates to MARLDSLRQWRPSRLGLKLFVAILSVNVAIAASMFLAVSYSIDRGFIDYLNQSQERRATLLADGLITRWETQGSWEWLEQSPERWPFIVRFELGQEHRDRPSPLGEARDFALRDTDGNYVIAPSERRQGPSDWRWLTLYSDMAESGGNQAIGALGFRPPQHMMERMESRFLERQQRNLVVIVVSLVLASLLLAGGLSWWLGRRTRALAGATLRLTEGDYHTRLAVRGRDELSRLARDFNVLAATLEASRDARARWVSDTAHELRTPLAVLRGEIEAMQDGIRPLNQENLASLAQEVAQLERLVTDLRLLSQSDAGALDIQLAPMNLSECLSGRLTDADRWLEESGLTLITQISPEVMIRGDAQRLRQLWSNLLDNSCAYTQPPGELQVTLSIEHKHAVVVWQDSAPGVPESELTRLTERLYRVEGSRNRASGGSGLGLSIASALVSAHGGTLEANASTLGGLKWTLRFPLLTSTHYLAS, encoded by the coding sequence ATGGCAAGGCTCGACTCGCTCCGCCAATGGCGACCCTCTCGGCTCGGGTTAAAGCTGTTTGTGGCGATTTTGAGCGTTAATGTCGCCATTGCAGCAAGTATGTTTCTGGCGGTCTCCTACAGTATTGACCGTGGTTTTATTGATTACCTGAACCAATCCCAAGAGCGGCGGGCAACGCTGCTCGCCGACGGGCTGATTACCCGCTGGGAAACCCAGGGCAGCTGGGAGTGGCTAGAACAGTCCCCAGAGCGCTGGCCATTTATTGTGCGCTTTGAGCTAGGTCAGGAGCATCGCGACCGCCCCTCCCCGCTGGGCGAGGCGCGGGATTTTGCCCTGCGCGATACCGACGGCAACTATGTCATCGCGCCCAGCGAGCGTCGCCAGGGCCCCAGCGACTGGCGATGGCTAACGCTCTACAGTGACATGGCGGAAAGCGGCGGCAACCAGGCTATCGGTGCCCTTGGGTTTCGCCCGCCGCAACATATGATGGAGCGCATGGAGAGCCGGTTCCTGGAGCGCCAGCAGCGCAACCTAGTGGTGATTGTGGTCTCGCTGGTATTGGCATCTTTATTGTTGGCGGGCGGGCTTTCCTGGTGGTTAGGCAGGCGCACCCGCGCCTTAGCGGGCGCCACCCTGCGCCTCACCGAAGGTGATTACCATACCCGCCTGGCGGTACGGGGCCGTGACGAACTTTCTCGCCTAGCACGGGACTTCAATGTGTTAGCAGCCACCCTAGAGGCCAGCCGCGACGCCCGGGCGCGCTGGGTTTCCGATACGGCTCACGAACTGCGCACCCCGCTTGCAGTGCTACGTGGTGAAATAGAGGCTATGCAGGACGGCATTCGCCCCCTCAACCAGGAAAACCTCGCCTCGTTAGCCCAGGAGGTCGCCCAGCTTGAACGGCTGGTGACTGACCTGCGCCTGCTCTCCCAAAGCGATGCCGGAGCACTGGATATTCAGCTCGCGCCCATGAACCTGAGCGAGTGCCTGAGCGGCCGTTTAACCGATGCCGACCGCTGGCTTGAAGAGAGCGGCTTAACGCTCATAACCCAAATAAGCCCCGAGGTGATGATTCGCGGTGATGCCCAGCGCCTGCGCCAGCTGTGGAGCAACCTACTCGATAACAGCTGCGCCTATACCCAGCCCCCCGGCGAGTTGCAGGTAACGCTCAGCATTGAGCACAAACACGCGGTGGTCGTATGGCAAGACAGCGCCCCTGGCGTACCCGAGAGTGAGCTTACAAGATTAACCGAGCGCCTTTACCGCGTTGAGGGCTCGCGGAACCGGGCCAGCGGCGGCAGTGGTTTGGGGCTTTCCATTGCCAGTGCGCTGGTGAGTGCCCATGGCGGCACCCTAGAGGCCAACGCCTCGACCCTTGGCGGCCTTAAATGGACGCTGCGCTTCCCTCTTCTCACGTCTACCCATTACCTAGCGAGCTGA
- a CDS encoding lipase — protein MPALRTVRHYLSLSALALFISGCGATHQGTTGNPAIEQASLQQKTVPFTRLPSQRYTPAEWPQALEARVLLPTTSGAERRPAALVVHGGGWRNRGPDDMESIAEQLAQQGYVTVNIEHRFAPEYRFPAQLHDLQLAMAWIHANSDEWNIDTQRIVGVGFSSGAHLVSLLALAGEEGPLAEPYGGEHTRLAAVLAGGLPSDLLKFNDGRLVVDFIGGTRAEENAAYRLASPARQITPAAPPFFLFHGSWDRLVPVDHATDFYQALQDNNIESELYLQRFRGHFASFLLRGSAIDAGIAFLNRQVMH, from the coding sequence ATGCCAGCTCTACGCACTGTACGTCACTACCTTAGCCTAAGCGCCCTCGCACTTTTCATTAGCGGCTGTGGGGCAACCCACCAAGGCACCACGGGGAACCCGGCCATTGAGCAGGCCTCTCTCCAGCAGAAGACCGTTCCCTTTACCCGCTTACCGTCTCAGCGTTACACCCCAGCGGAGTGGCCCCAAGCATTAGAGGCCCGCGTACTGCTTCCTACAACTTCCGGGGCTGAACGGCGCCCCGCTGCGCTGGTGGTGCATGGTGGCGGTTGGCGTAATCGCGGCCCCGACGATATGGAGAGCATTGCCGAGCAGCTGGCCCAGCAGGGCTACGTGACGGTCAATATTGAGCACCGTTTTGCCCCCGAGTACCGCTTTCCCGCCCAACTGCATGATTTACAGCTGGCAATGGCATGGATTCACGCCAATTCAGACGAGTGGAACATCGATACCCAACGCATCGTCGGCGTTGGCTTCTCATCCGGAGCGCACTTAGTGAGCCTGCTGGCCCTGGCGGGCGAAGAGGGGCCATTGGCCGAGCCTTATGGCGGTGAACATACTCGCCTAGCGGCGGTGCTAGCAGGCGGTTTGCCGAGCGATTTGCTCAAGTTTAATGATGGCCGGCTAGTGGTCGATTTCATCGGGGGGACCCGTGCGGAAGAAAACGCAGCCTATCGGCTAGCGTCTCCCGCCCGGCAGATCACCCCAGCGGCACCGCCGTTTTTCCTGTTCCATGGGAGTTGGGATCGGCTTGTCCCCGTTGACCACGCCACCGATTTCTATCAAGCGTTGCAGGATAACAACATCGAGAGCGAGCTGTATCTGCAGCGCTTTCGAGGCCACTTCGCCAGCTTCTTGCTGCGCGGCAGTGCTATCGATGCGGGCATCGCGTTTCTTAACCGGCAGGTGATGCACTAA
- a CDS encoding two-component system response regulator BaeR (response regulator in two-component regulatory system with BaeS; regulator of RNA synthesis, flagellar biosynthesis, chemotaxis and transport) — MSLQDASQDASLLIVEDEPKIARLMADYLTSHNFDTTIISHGDEVMPWLRQQVPALVLLDVMLPGKDGLTLCREVRQQWPTLPIIMVTAKVEEVDRLLGLELGADDYICKPFSPREVVARVKAVLRRSQAAADVTEPAEAARQAPVTLNEDGWQALANGQDLGLTAVEFQLLRVMMQSPGRIFSREQLMDHMYRDNRIVSERTVDSHIKKLRKKIHEALPEMEIIRSVYGVGYKYQPEG; from the coding sequence ATGTCTTTACAAGACGCGTCTCAAGACGCCTCACTGTTGATCGTTGAAGATGAACCCAAAATTGCCCGGCTAATGGCCGACTATTTAACAAGCCACAACTTCGACACCACAATCATTAGTCACGGCGACGAGGTCATGCCGTGGTTACGCCAACAGGTACCGGCCCTAGTGCTGCTGGACGTTATGCTGCCGGGTAAAGATGGGTTAACGCTCTGCCGTGAGGTGCGCCAACAGTGGCCTACGCTGCCGATCATCATGGTCACCGCAAAAGTAGAGGAAGTAGACCGCTTGCTAGGGTTAGAGCTGGGTGCAGATGACTATATTTGCAAACCGTTCAGCCCCCGCGAGGTGGTCGCCCGGGTTAAAGCTGTGCTACGCCGTAGCCAGGCGGCCGCTGACGTAACTGAGCCCGCTGAGGCAGCACGCCAAGCCCCGGTTACGCTGAATGAAGATGGCTGGCAGGCGTTAGCCAACGGCCAGGACCTAGGTCTGACGGCGGTAGAGTTCCAATTGCTGCGGGTAATGATGCAGTCACCGGGGCGGATTTTCAGCCGTGAACAGCTGATGGATCACATGTACCGCGACAACCGCATCGTTTCTGAGCGCACCGTGGACAGCCATATTAAAAAGCTACGCAAGAAAATCCACGAAGCGCTCCCTGAGATGGAAATCATCCGCTCGGTCTATGGCGTCGGCTATAAGTATCAGCCGGAAGGGTAA
- a CDS encoding high-affinity choline transporter BetT (proton-motive-force-driven choline transporter), producing MAKDNPITPSRDRLNPVVFHGSMAGILIFLVLTMVFTEQAGAFFDAGLAWVSKTFGWYYMLAIVAYLVFVVAIGMSRFGSIRLGPDHSRPEFSLLSWSAMLFAAGIGIDLLFFSVAEPVAHYLAPPDLTPESQAAMRNAVVQTYLHWGLSGWGLYVLMGMALAYFSYRHRLPLAIRSALYPILGKRIHGPIGNAVDITAVISTVFGIATSLGIGVMQLNYGLTYMFGVPETLSVQVILIVLVVILATISVVTGVEKGIRRLSEFNMLLALALMLFVLFSGDTLVLLDKVVNNAGDYLSGFVGASFDTYAFAGEEAQEWKMWWTIFFWGWWIAWTPFVGLFLARISRGRTIREFVAGALFIPLAFMMVWMSVFGNSGIELVANQGVAELGEQALSTPQTTLYTLLEYYPYVSITAAVVTVLGIVFFITSADSGALVLANFTSILSDVNHDAPVKLRIFWSAVIGLITIALLMAGGLAALQSAVVITALPFSLVIFAVMVGMYKALKLEGKKADARRMIAGGAPGGDWRERLDRALDTSNRAGAAATIEHSIRPAMTQFAQELESRGQTANVTEEHVEGESLPNLTLQVDFGDATSFVYQVCPHRMRTPSFIPVDDDFYVRLDVYLAEGGQDKDLNGYTRGQVIGDLVAEYERHLHFLTLAGQQMGHVQAMPGTIGEPPEDAQM from the coding sequence ATGGCGAAAGACAACCCCATCACCCCCTCCCGGGACCGCCTCAACCCCGTGGTTTTCCACGGCAGCATGGCCGGTATCCTTATTTTCTTAGTGCTCACCATGGTGTTCACTGAACAGGCTGGCGCCTTTTTTGATGCTGGGCTGGCCTGGGTGAGTAAAACCTTTGGCTGGTATTACATGCTCGCTATTGTGGCGTACTTGGTGTTTGTGGTTGCCATTGGCATGTCGCGGTTTGGCAGCATTCGTCTCGGGCCTGATCACTCACGACCTGAGTTTTCGCTGCTCTCTTGGTCAGCCATGCTGTTTGCCGCAGGTATCGGTATCGATTTGCTGTTTTTCAGCGTTGCTGAGCCTGTTGCCCACTACTTGGCTCCGCCGGATTTAACCCCAGAAAGCCAAGCTGCAATGCGTAATGCCGTCGTTCAAACCTATCTGCACTGGGGGCTCTCCGGTTGGGGACTGTACGTGTTGATGGGTATGGCGCTGGCCTACTTCAGCTATCGTCACCGCTTGCCGTTGGCTATTCGCAGCGCCCTTTACCCAATACTCGGCAAGCGTATCCACGGCCCCATTGGTAATGCTGTCGATATTACTGCCGTCATTTCTACCGTGTTTGGTATTGCCACTAGCCTTGGCATTGGCGTTATGCAGCTCAATTATGGCCTCACCTATATGTTTGGCGTGCCCGAAACGCTGAGCGTACAGGTGATCTTGATTGTGCTGGTGGTCATATTGGCGACGATTTCCGTAGTGACCGGCGTTGAGAAAGGTATTCGTCGTTTATCTGAGTTCAACATGTTGCTGGCCCTCGCGCTGATGCTGTTCGTACTCTTTTCCGGCGACACGCTGGTACTACTGGATAAAGTCGTCAATAACGCCGGTGACTACCTATCAGGCTTTGTCGGTGCCAGCTTTGATACCTACGCCTTTGCCGGTGAAGAGGCTCAAGAGTGGAAAATGTGGTGGACGATCTTCTTCTGGGGCTGGTGGATCGCCTGGACACCGTTTGTAGGCCTGTTCCTGGCGCGTATCTCCCGCGGCCGTACTATTCGTGAGTTTGTCGCAGGCGCCTTGTTTATTCCGCTAGCCTTTATGATGGTGTGGATGTCTGTATTCGGTAACAGCGGTATTGAGCTGGTCGCCAACCAGGGCGTTGCCGAGCTAGGTGAGCAAGCGCTTAGTACCCCGCAAACCACGCTCTATACCCTGCTTGAGTACTACCCCTACGTCAGCATTACTGCCGCTGTTGTTACGGTTTTGGGTATCGTGTTTTTTATTACCTCTGCGGATTCCGGGGCCCTGGTACTGGCCAACTTCACCTCCATTTTGAGTGATGTAAACCACGATGCACCGGTAAAGCTGCGCATTTTCTGGTCGGCAGTGATTGGCTTAATTACTATTGCTCTGCTGATGGCAGGCGGGCTTGCTGCGCTGCAAAGTGCGGTAGTCATTACTGCGCTGCCTTTCTCGCTGGTCATTTTCGCCGTCATGGTGGGTATGTACAAAGCGCTGAAACTTGAGGGCAAAAAAGCCGACGCCCGTCGCATGATTGCTGGTGGCGCCCCAGGCGGCGACTGGCGCGAGCGTTTGGATCGCGCGCTGGACACCTCGAATCGTGCAGGTGCCGCCGCGACAATTGAGCACTCTATTCGTCCGGCGATGACGCAGTTTGCCCAGGAGCTTGAAAGCCGTGGCCAAACCGCCAACGTAACCGAAGAGCACGTTGAAGGTGAGTCGCTGCCCAACTTGACGTTACAGGTTGATTTCGGTGACGCCACCAGCTTTGTTTATCAAGTGTGCCCGCACCGCATGCGCACCCCAAGCTTCATCCCCGTGGATGATGATTTCTACGTGCGCTTGGATGTGTACCTAGCGGAAGGCGGCCAGGATAAAGACCTTAACGGCTACACCCGTGGTCAGGTGATTGGAGACTTAGTCGCGGAGTATGAGCGCCACCTGCACTTCCTCACCCTGGCTGGCCAGCAGATGGGGCACGTGCAAGCGATGCCCGGCACCATCGGCGAACCGCCGGAAGATGCACAGATGTAA